TTATCAGAGGTTTTTCCAGATTGAGACACTTGAGCTGTGTCAGAGTGTTTTCAATGGAGATAACATCCGGAATATTACCGGGCTGCTTAGTGAAGGCTATGGGTTCACGAGCCTTCACGGAATACAAGGTCAAAAGCTTGATCGTATTCAGTCCGTCGCCATCTTTGTTGAATCCCTGCCGTGTCTCCGATTGATTTTCAGAGTAGGTCGAAACAGTGGTAGAATCAAACGCCAGCACAGGAGATTCTGCCAAGCGTGCCGCCCGAGCAGAAAAATAGCACTGAACGCCTTCTTCATTGCGCCCTACATCCTTAAACAGCTTACCATAAACGTCTTCAGAGATTGCTTCACGATATGGAAGGGGGTGCATCACCTGCCAACTCTCAAGGCGCGGCAGCGTGTTGCCACCGGAACCGATCCAGTAGCGTGCGACAGATAGAATTTTTGCCGCATCACCCTCACTAAATGAAGCACGTACATCATCATCAATTCCGGAAGCCTTGCCAACCCATTCCAGGATGTCCGTTAGCCCGGTATGCTGACGGGTTGCATCGGCAATACCTCCTTCGCCTTTGTTTTTTTTGGGACGAGTCACTACTACTTCTTGTGTTCCTTGCTTGATTTTGCCCTTGAGCTTCTGGCTTACCGTATAGGTCTTTTTGGCCTTTTCATCGTAGGCCGTAACCCTTTCATAGATATAAATATCTCCATTCGCACGCTTTTCACGTCGTTCACCGATGTGAGTTTTTCCTGTTATTGGTTTAGCCATGCGTAAATCCTTCTTTAAAGTGTACGCATAACTATAATGCGCACACGTAAAAAAAGCAAGAAAAAAGCACGGTTTTTCAACTAAACCGTGCTTTTTTCTTGCTTTTTGGGCTTAGAATGTACGCTTTATCCGATTTTCAGGATTATATGGTATTCTAGGGGTAAGGGAGGAATGGATTCCTCAGCCTCTGCCTGCATTATTTTTCTTTCTGAGATATTCCATTCCTTTTCTTGGGCATAGTCTGACAGATTCTGAAGATTGAGCCTTAATCCGGATTCAGTGATGCTTTCAGGGTCAGGGAATACGGCATGGTCAGGAATCCGGATTTCTGTGACAAGCCCTTCGGAATCCTTAAAGATTATTTGCCCTGCCAGCCTGCCGGGTCCGCCTTCAGACCAGTGGGGAAAGAAGATTATGGTTTCCGCAGAAAAGCGCAGGTCCCTGAGAAGGCCCATGAGGATGAGTTCTCCTGCCATATCTCCGCCATGTACTTCGGCACCCTGTGTGATGGTCATGATGTTGTCGGGGCCGGTTTGCCCGTCGGCATCCGTGCCGGATAAATGGCCCCTGTTTTCATAATTGCCTGAAATTTTTCCTCCAAAAAGACTGCCCCGGTTGATTCCACCGAAAACAGTACCTCCTGCATTGTGAAGAATGCTTCCTTCCATGATTTCTGACTGTGCCAGAAGGCCTGAGTTGAAGGAGGTGCCGGAGACGGATCCACCATTCACTGTCCCCTGATTGTTCATGCTGGATAGTATCCCGTTGTTAAGGACCGTCCCCCCTTCCTCAATGATGATGCCATCCTGTTCAGAGTTGTTTAAAAAAGTTGTTCCTGATTCCACTGTAAGAATATCCGGAAGGGGCATAAAAAAGGCGTTTACCGTGCAGGGCGCTGTGATTCCTGCCGTGGTATAGGTTGCCCCTGACAGGGTACCCCCGCATCCATTCACCGTGTCAATGGTGTAACCGGTATCTGCAAGAATGCTAAAAAGGGCGGATTCTCCGTGGGAGACTGTCTGCTCCGAAGGGGCTGCTTTTCCGCCTTTTCCGGCGGAAGTGCTTACGGTATATTCTGTCTGGCCTGTTTTGACCCTGTAGGCCGTACCGTCCTGAGCTGTGCCTGCAAGGCTTATCCATCCGATGCTTTCACTCCATGCAAGACCAGTAAAGTTTCCTGTGGCAGGGTCAATGCTGACGCCACCTTGTAAGGGACCGAAGTTGATCCAGCCGATGTTTTCACCCCAGGCGTAACCTGAAAGCCTGTTATCGCTACGGTTTACGCCATAGGTGGCTGCACTGTCGTTGAGATAGCTGTGGGAGCCGCCTCCCGTATGGGTACCCAGCCGGATCCAGCCCACATTTTCTCCCCAGATGTAACCTTCCAGATGATTTTTATATATAGTTGCAGTACCGGATTCTGTCCTGAAGTTGATCCAGCCGGAAGTTTCTGACCAGGCAAACCTGTGCAGGGTGTTAATTTTCTGTTTTTGCACGGCATGAATATCTGCCGGAAGTATGGTCATACATGCAAGGGTTATAAGCAGGCAGATGGCAGTATGGAGAAGGATGATTTTTGATTTCATGCCCGTATCCTTAAAAAAGATTACCGGGAGTTTCGTACCGGCCATACGGAGTGCGAGAATTCCGTATGACCACGGATTGTCCCTCCGAATTCCAGATAAACATCCCATTCCATTCCCGTAAGATTGCTTACTGCATCACTGGACCAGTAGGAGGAGGATTGTATCCCGGTAAAGGGGCCGGGTGTTGTGCCTGAAACAGGATCGTTTCCCTGGGAAATGGCGTTAAGCTCTTCCGCGCTTGGCAGACGCCAGTCTCTGGCCTTTGAGCCGTCAATCATTCCGCCAATACCACTGAATAAGGCTTCTGCCCGTGGGTGGGCGTTTTCCCAGGTGTGCTGACCACCCCAGGATGCATTTTTTAGCCATACAAGTCCCTGACCCGTTCCGTCTGCTCCCTGAAGGTCAGTCACGGTGCCATCCCCGTTATCATGCCATCGTCCATTGGCATCGGGGCCTGTATTGGACCATGTGATGCCGCTGTAGGTGCCGGTGATGCCGAAGATCACCACTCCGGCCCTTATGTTTTCGGGTTTCAGGTTGGGATCTCCTGTTATGGTGCCTCCGCTGTAGTATCCGGGGCCAAGGGGCTGATCTTCTGTGCCCGGTGTCCATGCCGGAGTCCCGCGATCCGGCATGGTGCCGGTCTGTGTACCCCATTCTCCGGGAAGCAGGCCCCAGAAGGTTTTTCCCTGAAGCACATTGCCCGCTGCTGCACCATTATTGGTGTCCGTAGCTGGTGCTTTGTTCATAATTGTATTGATATCTTTGAAGTTGTCTGAAGATGGACCGGATGCAGGCTCTGTGAATCCCTGAGTTGGAGGATTGTCGGCGCCTGTGTTCAGGCGATCATACAGATCCTGAAGGGTGTAGGAAACGGTTTCTTCCGGACTCTGAGGGGGTTCAAGGGGGCCTGCAACACTTCTGGAAGCTGGAAAAATTAAAAATATCAGAAACAGGAGGATGGCGGCAGGCTGCCAGCCATGATGGATAGGTGGAGATGAATCTGGCATGGAAAATCTCCTTTGTACTGTTGCGCTGCTGATTGTGGAGGGCAGGCCATGCTGCAGGTGAAAAAGGTATTTAGATTATTCATATCAGCATTCAGACATATTGTTCAATAAATACCTGCATCAGATGCCTTCTTTGTTGAGGTATTGTTTGCAGATCTCAGGAGGGGGGCGGTTTTTATTGCTGGCGGCCTGTCAGGACGCCGGGTGGGTACACCGGTGCCCTGAGGAATGGCGAAGGGGGAAGATCCTGTGCGGCCCGCCAGTCCTTTTTTTGATTCAGGAGGGGCAGGCCGGGGAGATTCAGTTCAGATAGCGTTCCATAGCCATTTGCGCTTCCATACCTTCATTGACTATGCCGTGGAGGGCGCGGAGCAGGGCCGTGGGGTTTTCGTGCTGGAATACGTTTCTTCCAAGGGAAAGGCCCGCAGCTCCTGCCTGCATGGCATCAAAGGCCATCTGCAAGATCTGGGCATCATTTTCCATTTTCGGGCCTCCGGCAATAACCACGGGTATACAGCATCCGTCCACCACCTGACGGAAGGTTTCCGGGCTGCCCGTATAGGCCACCTTCACTACGTCTGCGCCCAGTTCTTCCCCTAAGCGTGCACAGTGCTTGACCACATCCACATGGTTTTCATCGGCAATGCGGGGGCCCCTGGCATAGACCATGGCAAGAACGGGCATGCCCCATTCATTGGCCCTTGTGCTGACTTCACCGAAGTCTCTGAGCATGGCCCTTTCGTTTTCATCTCCCACATTGACATGGACGGATACGGCATCGGCCCCTAAGCGGAGGCCGTCTTCAACTGTGGCCACAAGGGTTTTGGTGTTGGAAAAGGGAGAAAGACTTGTGCTTGCGGAAAGGTGGAGGATGAGGCCGATGTCCCGGCCATGGCCCCTGTGGGTACGGCGGGGAAGGCCCTTGTGCATGAGAACGGCATTGGCACCGCCCTCTGCGACCTTGTCCACAGCCCCTCTTAAGTCTATCATTCCGGGTATGGGGCCGACGGTGACTCCGTGGTCCATGGGAACAATAATGGTTTTTTTTGTGTTACGGTCGAAAATCCGTTCCAGTCGAACCTGTTTGCCAAGCTGCATGGTCTGCTCCTTTTGGTGGGGGGCGGCAGGCTGGCGGAACCGGAATAAAAAAAGGACCGCCAGCTTGATGCCTGCGGTCCTTGAAAGTTTCGGGATGGATGCTTTTTTTTAGGCCATTCCACCTTCACAAGAACCCCAGGCGCAGGTAAAGCCGCCAAAAAAGTTCTTAAAGTAAAAAAAGAAGGTATGGAAAGCATTCATATTCATGGACAACTTATCGGATAAAAAGAAATCTTTGTCAAGTATTGATGCATGGCAGCAAGGGATTGTGTCTGGTCTTTGCCCTGCATGAACGCAATGCTTTTAAAAAACGTAGAAGTAGCGAAGGCCGAACTGGTGGGTAAGAAGGCCGTTTTCAACCTCAAGATCCCGTCTGTACTGGGTGAGAAGCTGATGTTTGGGTGCCAGCCGGAAACCAAGGGTGAGCTGCATGGCATGGGTCTCGATTTCATTATCCTGCTTTATGCCGTCGCGTTCAATTTCTCCGCCCTTTCTGTAGTAATGGCTCAAGGCCATCATGAAAGAGGAGGTCAGATCATAGGATACGTGTGAGGCAAGGAGGAAAAGAGGATCCTGGGCTCTTTTTTGTCCACGATCATTGCTGTTATCCGTATAAAACTCGATACTGGGAACCAGATCAAAATAGAGCGGTCCGAAGCCTTTTGTAATGGAGGCTTCGGTTTTAAAGGCCCATCGGTTATCACCGAGGTTAATGTTTCTGTTTGCGTCATAGTCGCCAAAGGGTGCTTTGATCCACTGGGCTACGGCTATCCAGAGCTGTTTTTCCCGGTTGTTCACAGGCCATACGCCCAGAATGAAGGTGGGATCGAAAAGCCCCGAGGCGGAATCGTCGCCTATTTGAAGGTTGCCAAAGGGGAAAAGAGCCTGTGCGGAAGTGGTAATCCCGGCAATTTCTTTGTAGTAAACGGGGCGGATGATCTGAAGATTGAGGTCAAAGTTGGCATCACTGGTGAGTTTTTTTCCTTTTTGATAGACCTCGTTACCTGTTCTGTGGCGGGAATAGACCAGTATCCCTGTGGTGCCGTCCGGTGCGGCAATATACCCCCTTGCATCCCCTCCTGCCATGGATGCCGCAGGCAGACAAAGGCTCAGGGTCAGTAATAAAAGAAAGGGCAGGTGGCGGGTTGCAAAGAAAGAAGATTTGTTCATGGGGGTTTCCTTTCGTTGTTTTTAGATTCAGGCGCTTGTTGATGGTCTTTGTTAGTCAGGGAGAACAGTGTTTTGTTGTTGTTGGCTAAAAAAATAATATCGAGATGGGTGACAATATACGTGTGTGTTTTTAAAAAAGCCAGAAAAAAATGAGAAGTTATTCATTTTGGGCAGGTGCTGTAATTTCAGCAGTTTCCGAATAAGGTTGCGTCACGGGAAATTGCCTGGGTGCCTTTGCATCTGTCTTATAGGAATCATACCTTTAAAATTGTGCTGAAAAATTAGATTTTTTCTTAATGCGAAAACATATTGGCATGAGGATGAGGCTGATTGTAAGGAAAATACTTGGCATGGGAAAGACTGAAGAAATATTCACAAAATACATGACAAGACCCTCAGCCAGAGAACCAAAAGGCATCCTCGGGCTGCGGGGCATGGTCAGAAGGGACATGGCGCTACCCATGGTTTTTTATTTCAGCCGGACTCAAAGGGTAATGGCATCCTGCACTTCCCCAAGAAAACGGCTGGCTTCCGAGGGTCTGCCCCTTCTGAATTCCGAAGCCGAGAGAAAAAGGCAGCGTTCCGCCCTTGTCATGGCCACATACATGAGCCGCCTTTCTTCCTCCAGCTCCGTAGCCGACTGCATGGACTTCCAGTGGGGGAAAAGCTCTTCTTCGCAGGCCACAACAAATACGGAATGGAACTCCAGGCCTTTGCTGGCATGGACCGTGGCAAGGTTGACTCCGCGTCCTTTTTCTTCATCTTCCTGCTTGTCTTCCCTCACAAGGGCTGCTTCTTCCAGATAGGCAATAAGGTTTTCCTTCTGGCCTGCGGTGTAGATCAGTTCATCGATGTTTTCCTGCCGGGCTGTGAAATCTCCTTTGTCAGCCTTGGAAAGCTGTTCCAGATAATCCAGATACCCTGTTTTGGACAGCACTTCCCGTATGGCAGTGTCCGGGGTCATCTCCCGTATGCTGTCCAGTACGCCAATAAGGTTTTCCAGAGCGCTGTGGATCTTGGGGCTGAGCATGCGTTTTCCCAGCATGTGCCGGGCCGCATCCTGCAGGCTGTCTCCTGAAGAGCGGACCTGCTGCATTTTTTTGACCATGGCAGGCCCGATTCCCCGCTTGGGCGTGTTGAGGATACGTTCA
Above is a genomic segment from Desulfobotulus mexicanus containing:
- a CDS encoding DUF1566 domain-containing protein → MPDSSPPIHHGWQPAAILLFLIFLIFPASRSVAGPLEPPQSPEETVSYTLQDLYDRLNTGADNPPTQGFTEPASGPSSDNFKDINTIMNKAPATDTNNGAAAGNVLQGKTFWGLLPGEWGTQTGTMPDRGTPAWTPGTEDQPLGPGYYSGGTITGDPNLKPENIRAGVVIFGITGTYSGITWSNTGPDANGRWHDNGDGTVTDLQGADGTGQGLVWLKNASWGGQHTWENAHPRAEALFSGIGGMIDGSKARDWRLPSAEELNAISQGNDPVSGTTPGPFTGIQSSSYWSSDAVSNLTGMEWDVYLEFGGTIRGHTEFSHSVWPVRNSR
- a CDS encoding 2-amino-3,7-dideoxy-D-threo-hept-6-ulosonate synthase, which gives rise to MQLGKQVRLERIFDRNTKKTIIVPMDHGVTVGPIPGMIDLRGAVDKVAEGGANAVLMHKGLPRRTHRGHGRDIGLILHLSASTSLSPFSNTKTLVATVEDGLRLGADAVSVHVNVGDENERAMLRDFGEVSTRANEWGMPVLAMVYARGPRIADENHVDVVKHCARLGEELGADVVKVAYTGSPETFRQVVDGCCIPVVIAGGPKMENDAQILQMAFDAMQAGAAGLSLGRNVFQHENPTALLRALHGIVNEGMEAQMAMERYLN
- a CDS encoding transporter; the encoded protein is MNKSSFFATRHLPFLLLLTLSLCLPAASMAGGDARGYIAAPDGTTGILVYSRHRTGNEVYQKGKKLTSDANFDLNLQIIRPVYYKEIAGITTSAQALFPFGNLQIGDDSASGLFDPTFILGVWPVNNREKQLWIAVAQWIKAPFGDYDANRNINLGDNRWAFKTEASITKGFGPLYFDLVPSIEFYTDNSNDRGQKRAQDPLFLLASHVSYDLTSSFMMALSHYYRKGGEIERDGIKQDNEIETHAMQLTLGFRLAPKHQLLTQYRRDLEVENGLLTHQFGLRYFYVF